The bacterium genomic interval GCGGACAACCCGCGCCTGGTCTACGGCGCGATCAGCGGCTTCGGCGCTCTCGGGCCCTACGCGGCGCAGCCCGCCTACGACATGGTGATCCAGGCGCTGTCCGGGATCGCCGACATGATCGGCGAGCCGGATGCCCCGAAGCTCGTGAGCAACCTGCTCGCGGACAAGACCGCAGGACTGTCGGCGGCCTACGCCGTTGCGGCCGCGCTCTTCGCCCGGGAGCGGACCGGCGAGGGACAGAAGGTCGATCTGCCGATGTTCGACGCGTTCTCCGCGTTCCTCCACATCGACCGGATCGGCGCGGACGCCTTCGGCGCGCCCGCCGCCGACATCTCCGCGGTCGGCGAGCTGCTCTTCCGACCCTGGGAGACGTTGGATGGCAAGGTCGTCGTCCTGATGATCGAGGATCACCAGTGGCAGGCGGTCTGCCGGATCATCGGTCATCCCGAGATGGGCGAGGATCCGCGCTTCCGGACGATCGTCGACCGGTTCGTGAACGCCGCCGAGCTGATCGCCTTCCTCTCGGAGGAGGTCGGGAAGCGCACGACCGCCGAGATCGTCGCCGGTGCCCACGCCGAGGGCACGCCCCTCGCACCGATCCACGACCAGGCGAGCTTCCTCTCGGATCCGCAGGTGCAGGCGAGTGGGATCGTCTTCCCGCTCGATCACGAGGAGGTCGGACCGATTCCGGCGCTTCGCCAACCGGCCCGTTTCTCGGGGACTCCGGCGAACGTCCGACGGGCCTCACCGGCGCTCGGGCAACACACCGAAGAGGTGCTGCGCGAGGCGGGCCTCTCAGACGACGAGATCGCATCGGTCCGCGGCCAGGGTTGAGCGCTCCCTAGGGCTCGATCACGACCTTCAGGGACTCCGACTCGCTTCGCGCGAACGCGAAGGCCTCCGCCGCCGCGTCGAGCGGGAAGCGATGGGTGTTCACGATCTCGGCGATGCGCGGGTCGCGACCGAGAAGCGTCGCGGCGGCGTCGACGTCGCGGCCGGTCGCGCTGTGCCCGTAGAAGGCGCCGAAGACCACGGTCAGCTCCTTCACGAACGCCGTCGTGAAGTTCCAGGTCTTGGGCGTGTAGTAGCCGGCGACGAGAGCGAGGGTTCCACCCGGACGCGCCCACTCGGCGGCCTTGTGGATCGAGTCCTCGGAGCCGTCGGCCTCGATCACCAGGTCGTACTGGCCGCTGGGCTCGACGCCGGCGCCGAGGCGTGCGGCGGCT includes:
- a CDS encoding CoA transferase, which codes for MVESSGMPIELGGAATGPFAGIRVVDLSTIVSGPLCGQILGDLGADVIKIETPIGDSSRYMGGERKGDFTGFFAQMNRNKRSVVLDLKTEAGVDAFKRLAKTADVVLENFRPGVMERLGIGYETLRADNPRLVYGAISGFGALGPYAAQPAYDMVIQALSGIADMIGEPDAPKLVSNLLADKTAGLSAAYAVAAALFARERTGEGQKVDLPMFDAFSAFLHIDRIGADAFGAPAADISAVGELLFRPWETLDGKVVVLMIEDHQWQAVCRIIGHPEMGEDPRFRTIVDRFVNAAELIAFLSEEVGKRTTAEIVAGAHAEGTPLAPIHDQASFLSDPQVQASGIVFPLDHEEVGPIPALRQPARFSGTPANVRRASPALGQHTEEVLREAGLSDDEIASVRGQG